A region from the Aphis gossypii isolate Hap1 chromosome 1, ASM2018417v2, whole genome shotgun sequence genome encodes:
- the LOC114124997 gene encoding ionotropic receptor 25a, whose amino-acid sequence MLTIHKPMRGITILLLINTLFNIGLSQNLQTVNILFINDRTNEVAEETLNVALNYIRRNPRVGLMIDGLYSVKIGGDDASAILETLCVNYNASIRNNKPPHLVIDTTINGVASEAVKSFTAALALPTVSASYGQSGDIRQWRNLDGEQQKYLIQISPPADLIPEIVRSIVVAQNITNAGIMFDDTFVMDHKYKSLLQNIPTRHIIAAIDDTTSIKLHLTRFRDVDIVNFFVLGKLSIIKSVLDHANSNKLFGRKYAWHVITQDKGSLKCGCSNATILFVKPEPDAGSREKLSNLRTTYGLTSTPELKAAFYFDFYYRSLLAIRSMMNSGEWPTNVTYTTCDEYNEENPLPRRNVDLRRYLKDMTEPPSYAPFLIDTNGHSYEEFTMRLEKVTVLNSQSVSAENVGSWKASLNSPIVVKDAANMTHFSAVTVYRVVTVLQNPFMIQVDDEDGKGVKFKGYCIDLIEEIRKLIGFEYEIYIAPDNNFGNMDENGQWNGMVKELVEKRADIALGSLSVMAERENVVDFTVPYYDLVGITILMKKPQTPTSLFKFLTVLENDVWMCILGAYFFTSFLMWIFDRWSPYSYQNNRNKYKDDEEKREFNLKECLWFCMTSLTPQGGGEAPKNLSGRLVAATWWLFGFIIIASYTANLAAFLTVSRLDTPVESLDDLSKQYKIQYAPLNGSSAMTYFQRMADIETRFYEIWKDMSLNDSLSEVERAKLAVWDYPVSDKYTKMWQAMKEAKLPNTLEEAIERVQSSKSSSEGFAYLGDATDIRYQVMIDCHLQMVGDEFSRKPYAIAVQQGSPLKDQFNNAILLLLNKRKLEKLKETWWNLNPERIQCEKQDNQSDGISIHNIGGVFIVIFVGIGLACFTLAFEYWWYKYKKSSKVANTMNPKQMAMNKGGEFTYPVVPTFNTTSGMRSRSIIQGFRRSVGQSSPKQK is encoded by the exons ATGTTAACTATACATAAACCAATGCGaggaataacaattttattattgataaatactttatttaatataggtttgTCACAAAATTTACAAACAGTCAATATCC TGTTTATAAATGATCGAACTAACGAAGTGGCCGAAGAAACTCTGAATGTGGCATTGAATTATATTCGAAGAAATCCAAGAGTTGGATTGATGATCGATGGCTTATATTCTGTAAAAATTGGTGGAGACGATGCTTCAGCTATATTAGAAACAC tttgTGTAAACTATAATGCATCTATTCGCAACAATAAACCACCACATCTGGTCATTGACACAACAATTAATGGAGTTGCATCAGAAGCTGTAAAATCATTTACTGCTGCTTTAGCATTACCTACTGTTAGTGCATCATATGGACAAAGTGGTGATATAAG acaatGGAGAAATTTAGACGgagaacaacaaaaatatctgATACAAATTAGTCCACCTGCAGATCTTATACCAGAAATTGTAAGAAGCATTGTGGTagcacaaaatataacaaatgctGGAATAATGTTTGACGATACATTCG TAATGGATCACAAGTATAAATCgttactacaaaatattccAACTAGACATATTATAGCGGCTATTGACGACACTACCAGTATTAAACTGCATTTGACTAGATTCCGTGATGTAGATatagtcaatttttttgttttgggaAAATTATCAATCATTAAATCGGTTTTGGACCACgccaattcaaataaattatttggtcGAAAATATGCATGGCATGTCATTACAcag gataAAGGATCACTCAAATGTGGCTGTTCTAATgctactattttatttgtaaaacctGAGCCGGATGCTGGAAGTCGagaaaaattgtcaaatttaAGAACTACATATGGTTTAACATCAACACCAGAGCTGAAAGcagcattttattttgatttttactatCGATCCTTATTAGCGATCAG atcgaTGATGAATAGTGGTGAATGGCCAACTAATGTAACCTACACAACATGCGATGAATACAATGAAGAGAATCCACTTCCGAGAAGAAATGTCGATTTGAGAAGATATTTAAAAGAC ATGACAGAACCACCCTCCTACGCgccatttttaatagatacgaATGGGCACAGTTATGAAGAGTTTACAATGAGACTAGAAAAAGTTACAGTATTAAACAGTCAATCAGTAAGTGCTGAAAACGTGGGCTCGTGGAAGGCAAGTCTTAATTCACCGATCGTTGTAAAAGACGCCGCAAATATGACACATTTTTCCGCTGTCACTGTATACAGAGTAGTCACTGTATtg CAAAATCCATTTATGATACAAGTTGATGACGAAGATGGCAAAGgtgtaaaatttaaaggttattgtattgatttaatcgaagaaattagaaaattaattggttttgagtatgaaatttatataGCACCAGACAACAAttttg GTAATATGGACGAAAATGGACAATGGAACGGAATGGTTAAGGAACTTGTCGaaaag agAGCTGATATTGCATTGGGTTCTCTATCAGTTATGGCTGAGAGAGAAAATGTCGTGGATTTTACGGTTCCTTATTATGATTTGGTgggaataacaattttaatgaaaaaaccaCAAACTCCAACgtcgttatttaaatttcttacagTTCTAGAAAATGATGTATGGATGTGTATACTTGGTGCTTACTTTTTTACCAG ttttttaatgtgGATATTTGATCGCTGGAGCCCATATAGTTACCaaaataacagaaataaatataaagatgaTGAAGAAAAACGagaatttaacttaaaagaaTGTTTATGGTTTTGTATGACTTCTTTGACTCCCCAG GGTGGAGGTGAAGCTCCTAAAAATCTTTCCGGCAGACTAGTTGCAGCAACATGGTGGCTTTTcggatttataattatagcatCTTATACTGCTAATTTAGCAGCTTTTTTGACAGTTTCTAGATTGGATACTCCTGTGGAATCATTGGACGATTtatctaaacaatataaaatacaatatgctCCACTGAATGGTTCATCAGCAATGacttattttcaaagaatGGCTGACATTGAAACACGATTTTATGA aatatggaAAGACATGAGTTTAAACGACAGTTTGAGTGAAGTAGAGAGAGCGAAATTAGCTGTTTGGGATTATCCAGTAAGTGACAAATACACAAAAATGTGGCAAGCAATGAAAGAGGCTAAGCTTCCTAACACTTTAGAAGAAGCAATCGAAAGAGTTCAAAGTTCTAAATCATCTAGTGAAGGATTCGCATACTtag gAGATGCCACAGACATTAGATATCAAGTAATGATAGATTGCCATTTACAAATGGTCGGTGACGAATTCTCTAGAAAACCATATGCCATTGCTGTTCAACAAGGATCTCCGTTAAAAGATCAGTTcaataatgcaattttattattactcaataaacggaaattagaaaaattgaaagagACTTGGTGGAATCTGAACCCGGAAAGAATACAATGTGAAAAACAAGATAATCAATCTGATGGCATCAGTATCCATAACATAG